The genomic interval ATTACTGGGGGCTGATCGGCCTTGTCCACGACCTCGATTATAACGAAACCAAGGAAACGCCGGACCAGCATACCTATCTCACCGCCGAATGGTTGGCTCCCTACGGACTGCCCGCTGAAATGCTCTACGCGATACACGCACACCCGGGCCATGTGCCATGCCGCTCGCGTCTGGACTGGGGGCTGTTCTCCGTAGATCCGACCACCGGCTTCATTGTCGCTTGCGCACTCATGCACCCCGAGAAAAAACTAGAGGTTCTGACCGAAGAGTTCATGATGCGCCGGTTCAAGGAAA from Candidatus Zixiibacteriota bacterium carries:
- a CDS encoding HDIG domain-containing metalloprotein; its protein translation is MELKLTRPEAYQLVLERIGRGNLLKHILSVEAGMRALARHFNEDVDYWGLIGLVHDLDYNETKETPDQHTYLTAEWLAPYGLPAEMLYAIHAHPGHVPCRSRLDWGLFSVDPTTGFIVACALMHPEKKLEVLTEEFMMRRFKEKRFAAGAVREDIAACSNLGLELEPFLMLVRDGMMTISGELEL